Genomic window (Mustela erminea isolate mMusErm1 chromosome X, mMusErm1.Pri, whole genome shotgun sequence):
CTCCAAGTGGACTTTGACCTATATTAATCTCAGTACAGTTGCAATGGCCTACAGATCCAACCCACATCTCTGTATCTCACCAACAGCAATGCCATGAGGCAATGcaccaaaataaaagcttttgttGAAGTATAATCCTGACTGAGGACTACAGAGTCTAAGTCCTAGCGAGAGCATGTGTGCATAGcccacaaaaaaccctgaaaaggtTTCCTTAAGATCCAACCATCAATATGATTATTAGTAGTATGAAGAGAAGAAGCAAGGGCACAGATACAATTAAGACTCTTTGCCAGTGTCTACGAAGCATCTTAACAGACCAAACAAGCAGAGCATCACAGGCAGGATTGGAGCacagcagaaatagaaaatgtgcatTAAGATCTGGCACCATCTCAGGGCTGGGAGCCCCAGTACTGAAACTCCAACTCAGCAATGACTTACAGAGCACAtgagctctctgctcttctcctagAGCAAACATATCTGTATATTATTAACTTGGTTCCCCAAATGATCTCCTGTCCTGGAAAGCAAACACCCACCTTTGTAAACTACTGTAACGTGACTTTTTTTTGACACCATGCAATCTCAGTGATCAGCAGCATGAGTCAGTTTTTCAAGGCCCAGCTTCCCTTCCGACCCCAGAGTGGACAGAAGAAACCCggatttacatttccttcctttaaaactGACCAGCCAAACTATAACAAAGGTATGCTTTGATGGTCTCTCCCATCTCTACCTTTTTGATCCAATTCCATCAGAAAGATagctggtggtgggggtggggagcagagtcaCTAATAAATCTTCCTTAGTGACTTGgtatttaggagaaaaaaaaaaataaccaaggaGCATAAGTAGTGCCAGAGATACAGTCAAGTAGCCAATTCTATGGCTACAACTTAACTCTCCATCACAGGATTACTTTGAAACCTTAATGTATCTTGTTCCTTTCGCTTATGGAAACATTGGTGTTTAGTTATGTCTTAAGCCCCAAACTCCAACTCAATCAAAATTCTCTCAACTATTAAACAGCAATAGCAGTATGCAAATGTCAATTCTCTAAAGACATCTAATAGCATCTTTGCGGCCAACTTTCTTAATTCAGTCTGTTCCTCAGCTTTTTCTATTAAGTTCTATACCTTCTACATTTTCCTATCCTCTTCAGGGACTTGACAACAAAGGTTTCTAGAACACAAGGTCCAGAGCTGGTCTACACCAAGAATGTCAAGGATGACATTTCCCAGGGTTCCCTAAACAAATGGTGTGAAACATCACCTTAGGTTCTCTGGACCTAGGTTTCGGATCCACAGCCctaacaacccccccccccccattactcactcactctctttctcacatACACTCTCATAGATATGCCAACATAGACAGAGATTTAAGGTTTCGTTCATACTCACCTTTCCACATCAGATTTCCTTGGTAGTctgtaaggttaaaaaaaaaagaaaaagaaaaagaaaaaagaaaaaagaaattgactaAATATACACAAAGCTTCATCAAAATATGGTAACAGTCTTTATTTTGGCTCTATTACATACCTTAGTGTTTCAGAAAAACTAGATATATAGCCACTACAGGCTTATGTGGCTACCTGATATTTTTTATGGGTTTCTAGCAATATGGCTATAagggaaaaaaccaacaaacGAACATTCCTCTCCATTCAAGATGATCCAAAAGGTACTGCATGAacctcaaacatttaaaaagctcACATCTTACATTAAACACTACTATATCATAGAGTCAGagaaaatactctttttaaaaaaagattttatttatttacttgacagagatcacaagtaggcagacaggtaggcggggggggggggggggggaagcaggctccctgttgagcagagagcctgatggggggctcaatcccaggaccctgagatcatgaccttagttgaaggcagaggctcaacccactgagccacccaggtgtcccgaatatattttatttttttttaaagattttatttatttatttgacacagacagagaacacaagtaggcagagagacaggcagagagggtagtggaagcaggctccctgctgagcataaagcctgatggggggctctatcccaggaccctgagatcatgatctgagctgaacgcagaggcttaacccactgagccacccagacaccccgaaaatattcttttaaaaccaaaacagacacagatgCAGAATATACTAGCTGCTAGCTTCCTTATATCCAATGGAACCTTGCTTCCAAGCAATAATCTCTCCATGTTTTATCAGGATGGGCAAAACTGGAAGCTAAGCACACAAAAGAACCAGTGTCAGCCAAGGGTTTTACAGTAAGTATGATGTTGCATGGTGGTTAGATGTACATGATTACTTTTAAGCTCCAGTAAGGTTTTGATTTACTTTTTGCTAGTTCTCCAGTACAATAGCCAGCAACCAATGTCACCATTTTCCCTGTTAAATTATACCATTTAACATTCTCACATCCACTGATGCTTACAAAGGTCCTGATGTGCCTCCTGAATTACGGCATTTTGGAAACCTCTATCCCATGGCTCAGGATTCAACGGCCTGAGCAATTGTAAAGCCTCCTTTACATCTAATCCCTTCTTGAAGAAAACACACTGAGCCATTTCGATTCTCTTCTCCCACCCACAGGCCACAggtgcagaaaaaataaaaccagagttCAAGGTACAAGGATGGGAAACTATCAAAATGAGCTCTGGCTTGTAGTTAACAATAATTCTGAGAGCAGACAGTGAGACAGAAGTTGAAATTATGATCCGGATGGTAAAGGAAACTAGGTAGAAGGTGGAAGGGCCAGCAGGATCAGATGAAGCAGAAATTAAGTCCTTATAAGACTGCAAGGAAAACAGCTATTGGCAAGTTCCTCTACACGTGAAAGTTCCTGAGAACACTCCTTCTGAGAAGCCACAACCCTCATCctcaagggagggagagaatgataACTATGGATGCTGATGTGTGtataagagagagaaacaaaagaggagagcctttgggggggggggtagaaagaacaggaaacagTGTTCCAGCTCTACCCACCTGCCCCAGAGACCCTAAAAGGATCATCTCATGTAGAGGCAGTATCATTTCCGGGACAAAGATTAGGCTTTGTTGTCTGCATCCCTTTCCTCCCAATTCCTCCTAAtctatttaaaattcctttatggATAACAAATCCACGATTTGGGGCAATAGCCCCCAAATGCAAATTTTTGGAAGTAGCAGACATTTATTTACACTGAAGTATAATAAGACAAGTTTACATAACTGAGATCCtagctttttctaattttaattaaaacaggttaaagaaaaaaaaaaaaggagtagaatCGAATTCCTTAAGAAGTCAAGGCAGAGTGTAAACTCTGAGATGAGAGCATGTatgttggagaggaggtgggtgtagataagcagaagggaaaaaaaaaaaacacccagaaatCTGTGGCCAAAAACAAACCACTGAAATTGTCAAGGCAGTCCTTTTTACTTTCAATAGTTCACAGACAAGCATCAAATACAGCAAAAATAAGACTCTGAAAAAGTAGACCTAGCACACTAGTTTTACATCAATACATTGATTCTGACAGTTCCCACCGGGAACAAGGAAAAATACAtgattatggagtattatgcctccatcagaaaggatgaatacccaacctttgtagcaacatggacaggactggaagagattatgctgagtgaaataagtcaagcagagagagtcaattatcatatggtttcacttatttgtgcagcataacaaatagcatggaggacatggggagttagagagaagagagatggggtaaattggaaggggaggtgaatcatgagagactatggactctgaaaaacaatctgaggggtttgaagtggtggtggtggggggaggttggggtaccaggtggtgggtattatagagggcacggattgcatggagcactgggtgtggtgaaaaaaataatgaatactgtttttctgaaaataaataaatcaattaaaaaaaaaaaaaaagaacaccaaggTAAGTTCCTAAAACTAATTTTGGTTAGcacaaatcaaaagagaaaagagttaTTTTATATACCCAAGTATCAAGAGCAGGAAGGTATTTTCCCATTAAATCCTCCatggtcaggggcgcctgggtggctcagtgattaaagcctctgccttaggctcaggtcatgatctcagggtcctgggatggagtcccgcatggggctctctgctcagcagggagcctgcctcctcctctctctctgcctgcctctctgcctacttgtgatctgtcaaataaatttttttaaaaaatccttaaaaaataaataaatcctccaTGGTCTACAATGATAATTCTAACAATTCATTTGTTAATGTATTAAATCCATAAATACTTAGTTAATCCTCAACTATATGCCAAACTATGTTCTAGGCTCAGGGAACataccaaacaaataaaaattcccatcctcatggagcttccagtggggagggagcagatAATAAATTAAGGATACCCAGTAGcgataagaaaaaacaaagcagtgaGTAAAGAATAGAAGGCAGGGGCAGAATGCTTTTCTTGGGTGGTCAGATAAAGTCTCTCTGATAAGTTCTACCTGAACAAAGACCTAAAGGTAATGGGAAAGCAAAGGCTCTAAGGTGGGAGTGTGTCTGGCACTATCAAAAAACATCAAGAAAGGTAGTGTGGCTGAAACAGAACAAGCAAAGAGGAGAGTATTAGGAAATGAGGATAAAGAGTAAAGGAGATGAAGGCATAGATAGACCACAAGTTCTGGTTTGCCCAAGATAATTCTGGTTCATGCCTGTTGCTccgacattattattattttttttaaaagatttttatttatttatttgacagacatagatcacaagtaggcagagaggcaggcagagagagaggaaagcaggttccctgctgagcagagagcccgatatggggctcgatcccaggaccctgggatcatgacctgagctgaaggcagaggctttaacccactgagccacccaggcgcccctattttttttttaaatatttattttagaagagagagaacatgggcgggagggacggagggagagaaagaatctcaggtagactccccactaaggatggagctcgatctcatgacctgaactaaaaccaagagtctgatgcttcactgactatgctacccaggtgcccccaacattATTGTTAAAAGCACCACCTTTTGTACTCAAAAGTGCACTGATTTGGACCTTTTACAGTCACTCCATATACAGGTGACTATAAAACCTTTTTACCATAAGTGAGATAGAGACCCGCTGGAGAGTTGAGAGCAGAAAAGTTTCAAAAGGATCATCCTGGCTATTTTATGGATGACAAAAACTATAAAGGGGAAAGGGTAGCAGTAGAAATATCAACTGGCAGACTACTGCAGTTAACATGGGTGAAGGATTCACACTtgatggaaatgttgaaaagtcGTCAAATTCCGAAGTCAGAGATGACAAGACTTGCTGATGTACTAATGGGCATGGAATTGGAAGAGGAATTACTCCAAATTTGTGGCCTAAGCCACAACAGGAAGAATGGGGATACTCTTTAGTGAGATAGaagaggtttgggggtggggggatataTCAAGTGGAATTGACTGAAATGCCCATTACGGCACATTACTAGGACATAAAAGCAAGCATCTGGATATAGAGTCTGGAGTTCAGTGGAGAGGTCTCTGCTGCAGACAGAAGTATGGGAATCATCATCACATAAAGGGTGCAGGATTAAAACTATACACTTATTCTACTGCAACAAAATAGACATTCTTCATAACTAAGTTGTATAATAAAGAGCACAATATAATTCAAAAATTTCTACaaatcgggacacctgggtggctcagttggttaagcagctgccttcggctcaggtcatgatcccagcgtcctgggatggagtcccacatcgggctccttgctcggcagggagcctgcttctccctctgcctctgcctgccattctgtctgcctgtgctcgccctctctccctctctctgacaaataaataaaatcttaaaaaaaaaatttctacaaatCCTCTATGAAAGAACAAATTATACAAATTACACAATCATTGACAGCAGTTCTCAACATTTTTCCATAGCTATACATTGGGTAGGTGATCTtcacatatatgaaaaattttcatgaacactcttaaatttttatgaaatccaatAGTAATTCGTTCAGAGAAGTATATTGCTACAATGACACCTAATCACAACAGCTATTTAAGTTTCTCTTAAATAGACGGGGAAGCCTTCTTTCTGTTCCATTCGATAAAGTACCACATGTCAAAACCATGTGAGAATGTTTTACAGGAATAAGTGGAACCTATTCTAACTCCTTCAGTCATCtgcaaacaaatattttaagtctCAGGTAACAAATTACTATGCCACTTTACAGGCCAATATCTACGTCTTAATGTATACAACTGAAAACACTGATCTGCAGTGTaacaagataaaagataaaaactaagtaaaaacttaaaattcttattttttctgaacctggattttaaaatgaaaaacagtactTAAGGTATATATCCCCCCAAATATTATAGTGTCTTTTCTTCACACACTGAAAATTAGTGTATTCTGATCCTATTTTGAAGGGATTAACAACCTAATCATGTCCCAAGGCATTTCACTAGTAACTTGATTTACAAACTCCCTTCATACTCAAAGAAACAGTAACAGAAGACCAGTTACAATAAACCTTTTACTTACGCTAAACGCGTTAAGACTTCAAACACTCTCAaacatttcagggaaaaaaagcaaaccaaatttTTGGATTAATTTATACACAATAGATCTCCTGAGTTCAAACTCTGGCAGAAACAATTACaacctaaatttaaaatgtaaattttaaatctgtaaaacaGATTTCCTGTCTTTAGGAATTCGAACATTATGTATTCCTAAACCCTAATCTTGGGCTTTCGGCTAAAAAGCTTCCAACCAAGAAATCAATAGGGTTCTGCTTGTAACTCCAGCAAAACCCCCAAAGATAGAATTTTCAGTGAGTCTAACAACATACATAATTAACCACTCTCCGTTGCTCCATCTCCAGAAAGACCCCAAATGCAAAGCGTTTCCTCCACCTCCTCTGAGCCCAAGAGTTCAGAAATTCTAGACTAAGTAGcccaaaggaaaggagaaaacagcAGCCCCGTGGGGAGGTGCGAGCCTCTCTAAGCCGGTTGGGCGGGaagcggggggagggagggttctGGGGAGCAGGCATGGGTTTCGCGGCACTTACAGGTCCGTCAACACCATGAGCTCGGAGTAGGCCCGGTGCAGAAGAAATTCGATGAGGGTGCTCAGCCGGTAGCCCGGACTGGCCGCGGCTGCTGCGGCCGCCGCTACGGCGGCTCCGGGAGGAGGAGGCGCCGGGGCTGACGCGGGACCACCGCTGGCCCCGCCACCGCCTCCAGGCGGGACCAGCTGGTGGTTCTCCAGCTGCACTGGGGCCATGGCGGCGCAGGGCCGGGCTTGGCGCAGCGGCACAAGATGAAGCCCTCGAGCCTCCCAGGCGCTCGGTCACCGCGCCTAAGTGGGCGCGGGCAGAGTCGCCACCGCCTACCGCCAGGCCGCCTCCGAACAGGAAGCCGTGCGCCGGCCGCGGAGGCCCGCCCCCATGTAGCGACGAGCCCGCCGGCCCCAGCGACTGGAGCGAGGGGCGGGGGAAGGCGGGGGAAGGCGGGGAAAGACGGGGAGAGGCGGGGggatgcgggggggggggaggtggggagggaggtggggagaggagggggaggcggggagggcggggaagCGGGGCAGCCTCTGCAGAGAAGCTGCGCCTCCACAACGGATCAGAGGCCGCTTCGGCAAGCAGCCGCAGCGTCCATGTTGACGGCCCAAAGCGGAAGTCGTTAGGCAAAACGGAAGGGGAACCTGCAGGGGGACTTCCGACAGCAACCTGTGCTTTTTCTCCGGCTATCCGGCGCCGTGACGCTTGGGGGCGCGTGGGAGTGAGGCGGGGCCGACGCGCAGGCCGGGAAAGCGGAAGCGGGGGCCGCGCGTCACCGGAAGCGGGTGTGAGGGCGGAGCCGGCAACGTCACCGCGGACGTCAGTAGTTGCCCCGCCCTTGCCCTCGCCGCCCTTCGGTGCTTAAAAGGCTCCAATTTACTCTGAGGTATTTATCAGCGCTCCCCAGTGGGATGCAAATACTGCTGGGGAGGCTCCTTCCCAAGGTGTTCGTGAGTTGTGGTTTTGGAATCGCGAAGAAATTGTAGCGGCTCTGGCCGCTCTTGTGGCTTCTCAGATCTTTGCTCCTCCCACAGTCTGCTCATGCGCCTTTCGTGGGATAGAAAACGTAtccgtcatttttttttttttttcttaactgtggGAAAAGATGTGAGAAAATATGATGGGGTTTAAGAGCAGGGCTGCTGGCAGAATAACTTCACTTTAATGGAGTTGGACATACGCCGCTCTCGTTACCGACCCCGAAATTCTGGGAGTTCTACCACAGAAACAGCCCTTAAATCTTCTACCTCTGGCTTTCACTCGGTTCTTGTTCCTGCTCTTGCGGTAGACGCCCTGCCCTCCCAGGGTTCTTTTTCTGTGCCCTACCTTCACTTTTCCCCTTCAAAATCCACGTTTAGTATTTTGCTTCCTGCTGAAAAATGGTGATTCTCAACTCTGCACGTTGGAATCGCGGGGcgtggggggggcggggctttaaaaaattcttgtgCCACGCTCGTGGATTCAGCTTTAAGTGGTCGGACGTGAGGTCTGGGTTCGAGGTTTTTAGACGCTTTCTTCCTGCAGCTAAGGTAGAAATCCACTGTTAATAAGCGTCAGTTGCTGCGACCCTTTTTTGAAACATCCTTTCGCAGATTTCCTCCAGGAGATGCCCTTGTTGTTCTTTAAGGTTAAAATACTCTTACTGTCCACTTGTGTAATTCTCAGTCATTCTTGAAAGCCATTCACCTGTCTTCCGAAGGTGTAACCTTTGGAGTATAGTCACTTGCTCCCTCTTTTGTGGCCTTAAATGACATTTACACGCAATATCATCATGGTACTCATCAAAATGCGTTAGGAGTACTTAAAACCCCTTACAGGTGCAGTTGCTGGAGGGCAGAGACTATTATTCCTCCCCATGCAAGTCACTCCAGGGAACAAACATTTTTGTGTTAGCTAGAatggtaccattttttttttgcagttgttttgatttgttttattgaagtcccccccccccctttctgaaAACTATTgacttgagttaaaaaaaaaaaaaagccggtgGCCACATGTACAGGAAAGATAGGTTGTCCTACAAGATGGTCTTTAAGAGCTTTTCTAATCCTCAGATTCTGATTCTGTGTGATGTTGATAGAATTTTAGCTCTGCCTTATTGCATATATTAAACATAGTTATACACCATGTCTTTTGGTATACATTCTATTTGGCAATAAGGTTCTACCTAGAGCAGTACAACCAAtgtgcaaataaaagaaaataattaattggATGGAGTGGTTTTAGAATAGAGAAAATTTCACCCACATCCATCAGATTAGATTCTATTGAAATTTCTGTGAGTTTCAATAGCtctctttaaaaactgaaaagtacTTGTTAAAAAGGATATTCTAAAGGAAAACAGGGCAAAGATCA
Coding sequences:
- the MED14OS gene encoding LOW QUALITY PROTEIN: putative uncharacterized protein MED14OS (The sequence of the model RefSeq protein was modified relative to this genomic sequence to represent the inferred CDS: substituted 1 base at 1 genomic stop codon), with the protein product MKPSSLPGARSPRLSGRGQSRHRLPPGRLRTGSRAPAAEARPHVATSPPAPATGARGGGRRGKGGEAGQPLQRSCASTTDQRPLRQAAAASMLTAQSGSRXAKRKGNLQGDFRQQPVLFLRLSGAVTLGGAWE